Proteins found in one Labrenzia sp. VG12 genomic segment:
- a CDS encoding metal-dependent hydrolase, which yields MDSLTQFVLGAAVSTALLGKKIGPRKAALVGGALGTLPDLDVFLPFDDPIDSFVYHRGWSHSIFVHALAAPVIGEGLVRLFKALRDERVLTYLAVYLVFVTHAMIDAMTVYGTRIFWPIYPDPVGVGSVFIIDPIYTLPLLGVVIWALCRGTWSERLGRWTKGALIVTSSYMLLSIAIQQYVEWKARDMFAGNGGQPEQVYAIAAPFNITLWKVIGLDQDRYRNLYVSLFDGDQPAEIYEHPRNPDLSACLERSEAYQKLDWFSRGYFRSDLIDGKLVLSDLRMGLTPGYAFRFVIGELGENGIEPVDPERFVDSVRVEEGDFDWLLTRLQGLPAERVAESRSESDVKLASLDGCRASAGVSG from the coding sequence ATGGACTCACTCACGCAATTTGTTCTTGGCGCCGCTGTTTCCACCGCACTTCTTGGCAAGAAAATCGGCCCGCGCAAGGCTGCTCTTGTCGGTGGTGCGCTTGGCACCTTGCCGGATCTGGATGTTTTTCTGCCGTTTGACGATCCGATCGACAGCTTCGTCTATCACCGGGGCTGGAGCCATTCGATCTTTGTGCATGCCCTGGCCGCACCCGTGATCGGTGAGGGACTTGTTCGCCTTTTCAAGGCGTTGCGGGATGAGCGTGTCCTGACCTACCTGGCCGTCTATCTTGTTTTTGTCACCCACGCCATGATCGACGCCATGACGGTCTATGGCACACGCATCTTCTGGCCAATCTATCCCGATCCCGTCGGCGTGGGCTCCGTATTCATCATCGATCCCATCTACACACTGCCACTTCTTGGGGTGGTCATCTGGGCGCTTTGCCGGGGCACATGGTCGGAACGCCTGGGGCGCTGGACAAAGGGCGCCTTGATCGTCACGAGCAGCTACATGCTGCTCTCCATCGCGATCCAGCAGTATGTCGAATGGAAGGCGCGGGACATGTTTGCGGGCAATGGCGGACAGCCGGAGCAGGTCTATGCGATTGCCGCGCCATTCAATATCACCCTCTGGAAGGTGATCGGTCTCGACCAGGACCGGTACCGGAACCTCTACGTGTCGCTCTTCGATGGAGACCAGCCTGCCGAGATCTATGAGCATCCCCGGAACCCGGATCTTTCCGCGTGTCTGGAGCGAAGCGAAGCCTATCAAAAACTGGACTGGTTCAGCCGCGGCTATTTCCGCTCGGACCTGATCGACGGCAAGCTTGTCCTGTCCGATCTGCGCATGGGCCTGACGCCCGGCTACGCGTTCCGTTTTGTGATCGGCGAGTTGGGCGAAAACGGCATTGAGCCCGTCGATCCCGAGCGTTTCGTGGATTCAGTGCGCGTGGAGGAGGGAGATTTCGACTGGTTGTTGACCCGCCTTCAGGGGCTTCCGGCAGAACGTGTCGCGGAAAGCCGTTCGGAGAGCGACGTTAAACTCGCCTCGCTGGACGGATGCCGGGCCAGCGCGGGCGTCTCGGGCTGA
- the ilvD gene encoding dihydroxy-acid dehydratase, which produces MPPYRSRTSTHGRNMAGARGLWRATGMKDDDFGKPIIAIANSFTQFVPGHVHLKDLGQLVAREVEKAGGVAKEFNTIAVDDGIAMGHDGMLYSLPSREVISDAVEYMVNGHCADAIVCISNCDKITPGMLNAAMRLNIPVVFVSGGPMEAGKVVLENGVEKAIDLVDAMVAAADDSMSDADVLAMEQNACPTCGSCSGMFTANSMNCLTEALGLSLPGNGSTLATHADRRRLFVEAGHLIVDLARRYYEQDDESVLPRNIASFKAFENAMSLDISMGGSTNTILHLLAASYEGEIGFTMDDIDRLSRKVPVLCKVAPAVENIHMEDVHRAGGIMGILGELDRAGLLHSDVPTVHAATMKDALARWDVTQTNSESVHDFFRAAPGGVPTQVAFSQERRWDELDVDRKSGVIRDLDHAYSKDGGLAVLYGNIAEDGCVVKTAGVDDSILKFSGPARIFESQDSAVSAILTNKVKAGDVVLIRYEGPRGGPGMQEMLYPTSYLKSKGLGKDCALITDGRFSGGTSGLSIGHMSPEAAEGGAIGLVEEGDTIVIDIPNRVLKVDLTDEELATRRAAMEAKGEVAWKPLEQRKRKVSKALRAYAKLTTSAAKGAVREVD; this is translated from the coding sequence ATGCCTCCGTATCGTTCCAGAACCTCCACCCATGGCCGCAATATGGCCGGTGCCCGTGGCCTGTGGCGCGCAACCGGCATGAAGGATGACGACTTCGGCAAGCCGATCATCGCGATTGCCAACTCCTTCACGCAGTTTGTACCGGGTCACGTCCATCTGAAGGATCTTGGCCAGCTGGTTGCCCGCGAAGTCGAAAAAGCTGGTGGTGTCGCCAAGGAATTCAACACAATCGCCGTTGATGACGGCATCGCCATGGGCCATGACGGCATGCTCTATTCGCTGCCGTCGCGCGAGGTCATTTCCGATGCGGTGGAATACATGGTCAACGGCCATTGCGCCGACGCGATCGTCTGCATTTCCAATTGCGACAAGATCACGCCCGGCATGCTCAACGCCGCCATGCGGCTGAACATTCCGGTCGTGTTCGTTTCCGGTGGCCCGATGGAAGCCGGCAAGGTCGTCCTTGAAAACGGTGTCGAAAAAGCGATCGACCTGGTGGATGCCATGGTCGCTGCCGCCGATGACAGCATGTCCGATGCCGACGTGCTGGCGATGGAACAGAATGCCTGCCCGACCTGCGGCTCCTGTTCCGGCATGTTCACCGCCAATTCCATGAACTGCCTGACCGAAGCCCTTGGCCTGTCCTTGCCGGGCAACGGTTCGACACTTGCGACCCACGCGGACCGCCGCCGGCTCTTTGTCGAGGCCGGCCATCTGATTGTCGACCTGGCTCGGCGCTATTACGAGCAGGATGACGAGAGTGTGCTGCCGCGCAACATTGCCAGCTTCAAGGCCTTTGAAAATGCCATGAGCCTGGATATTTCCATGGGCGGCTCCACCAACACCATCCTGCATCTGCTGGCCGCGTCTTATGAGGGCGAAATCGGCTTCACCATGGACGATATCGACCGCCTGTCCCGGAAAGTCCCGGTCCTGTGCAAGGTCGCGCCCGCGGTCGAAAACATCCACATGGAGGATGTGCACCGCGCAGGGGGCATCATGGGCATTCTGGGGGAACTTGACCGGGCCGGTCTGCTTCATTCCGACGTGCCAACCGTTCATGCCGCGACCATGAAGGACGCCTTGGCGCGCTGGGACGTCACCCAGACGAATTCGGAAAGCGTGCATGACTTTTTCCGGGCGGCGCCCGGCGGTGTTCCCACCCAGGTGGCTTTCAGCCAGGAACGCCGTTGGGACGAGCTCGACGTCGACCGCAAGTCCGGCGTCATTCGCGATCTCGACCATGCCTACAGCAAGGACGGCGGGCTGGCTGTTCTTTACGGCAACATCGCGGAAGACGGCTGCGTGGTAAAGACCGCCGGTGTCGACGACAGCATCCTGAAATTCTCCGGACCGGCGCGGATCTTTGAAAGTCAGGACAGTGCCGTTTCGGCGATCCTGACCAACAAGGTGAAAGCCGGCGATGTCGTGCTGATCCGCTATGAAGGACCGCGCGGCGGACCGGGCATGCAGGAAATGCTCTATCCGACCAGCTATCTGAAATCGAAAGGCCTCGGCAAGGATTGCGCCTTGATCACCGACGGACGTTTCTCCGGCGGCACATCAGGCCTTTCCATCGGGCACATGTCCCCGGAAGCTGCCGAAGGTGGCGCCATCGGTCTGGTCGAGGAAGGCGATACGATCGTTATCGACATTCCGAACCGCGTGCTCAAGGTCGACCTGACCGACGAGGAGCTTGCGACACGCCGTGCGGCGATGGAGGCCAAAGGCGAGGTGGCCTGGAAGCCGCTTGAGCAACGCAAGCGCAAGGTCTCCAAGGCGCTGCGTGCTTATGCCAAGCTGACCACCAGTGCTGCCAAGGGAGCGGTGCGCGAAGTCGATTAA
- a CDS encoding TerB family tellurite resistance protein translates to MHILLAVIAIAGAAAFWIYRIRVAADSTRVVLEAAQDVKAAARRFGFRTRANQHPSEGVDDPRVTGAALLVLVAETDGGISKAEQDAILDQLTTVFGMSFREAEELFLFAKWLANQSSNPDDMIRRLIKRTVALGGRDTLPDMIGMVTAVGKADTGTLTDDTQQIIERLKQLSA, encoded by the coding sequence TTGCATATTTTGCTTGCCGTCATTGCCATTGCCGGCGCCGCCGCTTTCTGGATCTATCGCATTCGCGTCGCTGCCGACAGCACACGTGTCGTCCTGGAAGCCGCACAGGACGTCAAGGCCGCCGCTCGCCGTTTCGGCTTTCGAACCCGCGCCAACCAGCACCCGAGTGAAGGTGTGGACGACCCGCGCGTGACGGGAGCTGCGCTTCTCGTGCTCGTCGCCGAGACCGATGGCGGGATTTCCAAGGCCGAACAGGATGCCATCCTGGATCAGCTGACGACTGTCTTCGGAATGTCCTTCCGGGAGGCGGAAGAACTGTTTCTCTTCGCAAAGTGGCTCGCCAACCAGAGCTCCAACCCGGACGACATGATCCGCAGGCTGATCAAACGCACGGTGGCTCTTGGCGGTCGCGACACGCTGCCCGACATGATCGGCATGGTCACTGCTGTCGGCAAAGCCGATACGGGCACCCTGACGGACGACACCCAGCAGATTATCGAACGGTTGAAACAGTTGAGCGCCTGA